A window of Daucus carota subsp. sativus chromosome 2, DH1 v3.0, whole genome shotgun sequence genomic DNA:
TATGTTTTCCTTGTTTGAATGACAGAGTTGGGAGAAAACCGTGGACTGCTTCTGTCCAGGGGAGGGGTTAATGCCTGCTAGTTTTAAAGTTGTAACAACACCTCAAGACGGCAAGGAGGAAGAAAGATTAGACGCGGATTTTGGGGAGTCAGCGATTGGTCGTGTTGCACCTGTTGATTCAGGTATTTTATCAATGAGTTTAAATTACATTTCTAACGGGAAGAGAGaggaaaaagaaataaaaatacaggTGAAATATGAAGTGAATAATCTACTGCTGGCTTCACAGCACAAATTTGTGTACAAGGATTATTGTTCTGTAGGTTAATGATACATTTCTCGAGCAGAGCCTGTCTATAAGAAAACTAGTAACGAGGAGAGTGTAGTTGATGCCTAGCATCTAAATTACTATCTGCAAATAAACTTGTTTGTAGGTTTGTGGTGGATTATATTACTAAGAGCTTATGGGAAAATAACTGGCGACGTATCTTTACAAGAAAGAGTGGATGTTAAGACAGGCATAAAGCTAATTATGAACTTGTGCCTGGCCGATGGATTTGATATGTTTCCAACTTTGCTAGTAACTGATGGTTCCTGCATGATAGATCGACGGATGGGTATTCATGGTCACCCCTTAGAGATTCAAGTGAGTTACTGTTGTCATATATACTGGTTATGACTGTCATACAGTGTCCCAGATATACTGGTTATTTTTGCTGCCTGTGTAAACATCCTATAAGAGTTTTTGCATTATTTCTTATCTTATGCCTAGCCAAATTCGATTTTGCAGTCTTTATTCCACTCAGCTCTAAGGTGCTCTCGCGAAATGCTTTCCACAGATGAAGGATCCAAGAATTTGGTATCAGTCATCAGCAATAGACTGAGCGCGTTGTCATTTCACATCAGGGAATACTATTATGTAGATTTAAAGAAGATCAATGAGATATATCGATATAAGACTGAAGAATACTCGACAGATGCCAAAAACAAGTTCAATATCTACCCTGAGCAAATTCCTCAGTGGTTAGTGGACTGGATACCCGAGGAAGGCGGTTACTTAATTGGCAATCTACAGCCGGCTCATATGGATTTTAGATTCTTCGCATTGGGTAATCTCTGGTCTATTATATCGTCTCTTAGTACTCCAAGACAAAATCAATCTATTTTAAAGTTAATAGAAGCCAAATGGGATGATCTTGTTGGGAGTATGCCCCTCAAAATATGTTTCCCTGCTTTGGAATACGATGATTGGCGTATAATCACTGGTAGTGATCCTAAGAACACGTAAGTTTCTTCCAAAAAAAACTATCAGCTTTTTTAAAAGTGTACAATTGAAGACACATTTTCTCTGACTCTGCAGGCCTTGGTCATATCACAATGGGGGATCTTGGCCAACGCTTCTATGGCAGGTGATCAACGATCTCCCGTTTCTTTTTATTTGTCTATAGTCCATAAGACGAAGATAAATGACAGTGTTGTATTATCTGATTGAGGAGCTCCCGTTTCTTTTTATTTGTCTATAGTCCATAAAGTCGAAGATAAATGACAGTGTTGTATTATCTGATCAAGGAGCTCccgtttctttttatttatctatAGTCCATAAAGACGAAGATAAATGACAATGTTGTCTTATCTGCAGTTCACATTGGCCTGCATTAAGATGGGAAGAACCGACCTAGCCTGGAAAGCGGTTAATTTGGCTGAGAAAAGGCTCCCAGCAGAAAATTGGCCAGAGTATTATGACACGCGAAATGGCAAGTTCATAGGAAAGCAGTCAAGACTGTATCAAACATGGACCGTTTCGGGGTATCTAACATCCAAATTGCTGCTGGAGAATCCAGACAAGGCCTCGCTATTGTTCTGGGAAGAAGACTATGATCTTCTTAACATATGTGTTTGCGCGCTTAGCAAATCTGGCAGGAAAAAATGCTCCCGCGATGCTGCCAAGTCTCACATTCTCGTTTAATCACAGTCCTCTGGTTTTTTCCATGATGAACTATTATCACATTGTAcagatttttgtaaataatgtagTTTTATTCTAGTGGTAAGATGGATTATttccatgtatatatataggattAGTTTAGTAGCCTGTTTGTTTGTCACATACTATGAATTAGGCTTAATGACTTTTTTgccctcgaagtatgggtggaaattccgatgcggcctcgaagtttaaaaacgtacatttcgaccctcaaagtatctttgtcgtaccttttagccctttttaaaaataccggtataaatcgggggataaacttgacaatacatattcggggtaaagtttgagcgtaccttttaacccttaaagtatGGATCTCGTTctttttaacccctaaagaatacattaaaatacattagatgttccttttaacccttaatgtttaatgcccctTTTAACCACTACAGGAAAAGCGGTCATTTTCGACCGTCCAATTCTGGTCGAAAATGACTAATTTCGACCGTATACGGTCGAAATTAGTCATTTTCGACCAGTACTGACGCGGTCGAAGTTAGCCTAGTCGAAATTAATTCCCGGTCGAAAATAACCGATCGAAAttagccgcttttcttgtagtgaaccttcacgtgtgaaatgtcaactgTCCACTCCGTTATATACCGATATATGccataagggttaaaaggtacgataaagatactttgagggtcgaaaggtatgtttttaaacttcaagtccgcatcggaacttccacccaaacttcgagggctaaaaggtcattaagcttATGAATTATAATAGTAGTAAGttttaagttaacccaaacgAACTCTTAAATCTTTACGAAATCGAGTTTTCAGTTTCAGATATAGTACTACTTCACTGAATGTAACGATTAGGTGCATCATAGGTTACACATGAGTCACATTTTTGAGCTCAAGAACTGAGAATGGATGGTTGGTTCATAATTGTGTCATTGAGGGCATTTCGTAAGACAAATTTATTGCATGTGGAAGCACAGGAAATGTACAGGTTAGGTCATCAAATTTTGCTAATCTTTTTCAAAacgtcaaatataatatatgaaaacagAAAAACAGATGGAGTATATACATTGAGTGCTAGTACCAAACAATCGTTTGGACAGACAGTAATGTCATTTTCCGTAAGATCGGCACGCCATTAAATTTTTCATCCCACTTCTTATTTATTTCACACACCGTGTTGGTTAACCATTTATGAACTTCTCTTTAGCCATCATTCATATTGGTAGTAGTTgactttatttattttgcttcCCACCTAAAATCAGTAAATGTGTTTCAACAACATTTATACGCTGCATCTGTGTTTCAA
This region includes:
- the LOC108207261 gene encoding alkaline/neutral invertase A, mitochondrial gives rise to the protein MKPFCRLLIYHRKPGFFGLSSSKWGCSFSKNVTSCDRTRTFCGHQSGILGAQCVGEHLHKPFCRQYTSWGNSRTFLEKCYGGISRNANSFGVKALPHIRNKSSRTETGVNDKNPEGVYVRGGIDVKPLIDKIDDEENVYTESKDYKVRENDDVDNDGSVSSPNEDKPASDRVVAKETEKEAWKVLGNAIVTYCGSPVGTMAANDPTDTLPLNYDQVFIRDFIPSALAFLLKGEKEIVKNFLLHNLQLQSWEKTVDCFCPGEGLMPASFKVVTTPQDGKEEERLDADFGESAIGRVAPVDSGLWWIILLRAYGKITGDVSLQERVDVKTGIKLIMNLCLADGFDMFPTLLVTDGSCMIDRRMGIHGHPLEIQSLFHSALRCSREMLSTDEGSKNLVSVISNRLSALSFHIREYYYVDLKKINEIYRYKTEEYSTDAKNKFNIYPEQIPQWLVDWIPEEGGYLIGNLQPAHMDFRFFALGNLWSIISSLSTPRQNQSILKLIEAKWDDLVGSMPLKICFPALEYDDWRIITGSDPKNTPWSYHNGGSWPTLLWQFTLACIKMGRTDLAWKAVNLAEKRLPAENWPEYYDTRNGKFIGKQSRLYQTWTVSGYLTSKLLLENPDKASLLFWEEDYDLLNICVCALSKSGRKKCSRDAAKSHILV